The Candidatus Neomarinimicrobiota bacterium genome includes the window TGAAATGCTCACAGTCGGCTGCATCGGCGCATGACCAGCGAATATCGTGGACCAAATGACGGTGCGGCACCTTGCAAGTAGGTGGACAAAAGGCGTCACCGTAATTGACGACGCGCACTTGCTCGCTATGCCTGTCCGGGAAGTATATGACCGCGCTGGAGCGAATGATGCTGGAGCGGTAGTTGACCCCGCCGGCCGTCAATACCGCGAAAAGAACTAGCTTTACTGCCCAATGCATGCTTTCGTCTCCAGCGTTATGTGGGGCAAAAATAGTGCCAACAGGGCTAGCGGCTATGGTCCCCCGGATCTTGAAAAGGCCCAAGGCCATTGCTTTCCAATTAACGCCCACCCCCCTTGACAGCCCCGCAGCTCGCCGTATCCGGCAGGTATCCGGGTGGGAGGCTAGTCTAGGCCTGAAAGGCGGGCTTTTCCTGGCTCAGATCGGCCCCCAGCTGGCGGGTAAATCTACTTCAGCAGCACCATCTTGATCGACCTGGTGACCTCGGGTGTCACCAGCCGGACGATGTAGATGCTGGTGGGCTACTCCCCCTCGGCAGGGAACAATCCGTTTGCTAGCAATTTGAAATCGGCAGTAACTTCAGGCCAGGATGAAACTCAAAGCCACATTTGCACTATTGATCTGGATCGCTCCGCTGGCGTCACCGTTGCTGCCGTCTCAGGCCGGTTGCGAGAGCGCCTGCTGTATGGTGGATGTGGGCGCCTGCCAATCTGAAATGTTCATGTGGGCCTGCGCCGCCATGGATGCGAGCGTGGCACCTCTTGCGGTTCCGGCAGTTGTAGCGCCACAGTACAAGAGCGCTGCCTTGCCGACGTACAGCGTGCGCTATACGGCTGGAGCCAGCGCAAACCGACCCTTGGCCTTGTCAGGGAAGGGCGAGTTCGCCCGGACCTTTCATCCCCCCCAGCTTATTCCCCTTCTGATTTAGCCTAACCTCACCCGTCCGACTCCTGGATCGCCGTCTGCCCACAAGCCACGGCGGCCAACTGTTAATTATTGTCGACTTTCGAGGTAGCATGACTTCATTAGATTTTTCTCACCAGCTCGCTGGGTATGGCCTGAGCCCGGCGGCCATCCAACTCCCCGGTCTGCCCTGTTGGGCACTGTGCGCGGTGTTGCTCAGCGGCGTGATTTCGGCCCAACCAGGTCAACCCAAGGCTGCGGCGGCGCTACCCCCAGCTGTGGAGCTACTTTTTCGCAGCAACCGGGCACTCAAGGCAGCCGAGCAAGAAGCGCTGGCCGCCCGAGAACGGGTCCGTGCCACCGGTCTTTGGCCCGATCCCGTCGTGGAGTTTACCGGCTTTGTACGCCCCATCCAGACCCGTGACGGTCCGGTGGAGAGTCAGGCTATGGTGGGCCAGAAGATCCCGCTCTGGGGCCAGTCGCGCCGGCGGCGGACGGTAGCCGCCACCAGGGCTGATATTGCCGGACTGGAGGTGCGGGACCTGCAGCTGAGGTTGGTATACCGACTCAGATCTTATCGCGCAGACTACGTCAAGCTCATCCGCTCCCTGGAAATCCTCAGCGCCTACCGCTCGGATTTGGAGTCGTTTCGCCAGGTCGCCCTAACCAACTACGCCACCGGCGTCGGGCTGACCCAGCACCCCATTCTGAAACTTCAGATCGAGATGTCCCTTATTCAGAGCCAGGTGAATACGCTATCCAGTCAGCTGGCGACGGTGGTGAATCTCTTGCAGGCCCTTTACGATGGCAATTTTGTCCCTGATACTCTCGCCAGCGGGTTGCATACGCAACCACCTGAGATCTCCGCGGACTCCTGGCTTGCGCTGGCAGAACGCGCTCATCCCCGCTTGCAGATGGCTCGGCGGGAGCAACAGATCGCCATACTTCAGCAGGAGCTGGCCGTTCGCAAGGGGCGTCCTAATCTGATTGCCGGGGTGACCTACTCGGCGGTAGGACCAACCAAGCAAGCTGGCACTGTCAATCCCGGCGGGGATGCAGTGGGCGTCAAGCTGGGGCTGAATCTGCCCCTCTGGTTTGGCGGGAACCGGGCCCGCGTAGAGGCCGCACGGCGGGAAGTGACTGCGCGAGAGGCAACAACTGAGGGGCTCCGCAACGATGTCGAGCAGGAGGTGCGTTCAGCCAAGATACAGCTGGACCAGCTCGGGGAGACCTACCAGCTCTATGCGGGCAGCCTGGTTCAAGAGGCTGATCAGATGTTGTCATCCGCCTATGCGGCCTACGAGACGGACAAGATCGCTTTCCTGGATTTGTTGGACAGTGAGCGGATGGTAAAACGGGTACGGTTGGATTTTGAGGCCGTGAGGGCCGATAGGCACAAAGCCGTAGCGCGCCTGCTGATGGCAGCTGGACACATTCAAATTGAAGTGGAGGAGATTAATGAAATTTTCTAGAATATCAGCATTATTGCTGGTCATGGCCTTACTGACAGGAACAGCAGCTGTCGGATGCGGAACCGCTGACAAATCCAGCGCCCAGTCATCGCTTACACAGATGAATATGAATGCTCCGGAGGACAAAAGCGCGGTGTCCGGCAAAGTCAGCGGCCGGGTACTCTATTGGCGGGCGCCTATGGACCCGACCTACATCTCGTCGAAGCCCGGCAAGTCGCCCATGGGGATGGCCCTGGTTCCGGTCTACGAAGGGGAGGAGCGCATTGGTTCCACCGTGCGCATCGACCCGGTGGTGCAACAGAACATGGGTATCCGCACGATGACAGTACAGCGGCGAGACCTTAGCAGGGCGATCCGGACCTTGGGCAGGCTGGACTACGACGAGACCCGCGTGGCCCATGTCCACCTCAAATTCACCGGATGGATCGAGGTTACTCACGCGAATGTGACGGGCCAATCCATCGCCCGGGGCGAGACGCTCATGGAGATCTACAGTCCTCAGTTGGTGACCGCCCAGCAGGAATACCTGGATGCCTTGAGGAACCTGCGCGCTGCGGGTCAATCTGCATCCCCTGCATCCCGGCGGCGTCTCGAAGCCATCAGGACATCTACCCGGACACGACTCGAGTACTTCGATATCACAGGCCCGCAGCTGGACGAAATTGTCCGCACGGGAGTCGTCGGCAAGACCATCGCCATCAGCTCACCATTCACGGGCATCGTGGTGGAAAAACAGGCGCTGGACGGTATGGAAGTGCGCCCCGGCATGCGGTTGTATACCATTGCCGACCTCTCCAGCATATGGGTATTGGCCGACGTCTACGAATACGAAGCCCCTTGGGTCAAGGAGGGCCAGCAGGCCACCATGACCCTCTCGTACCAGCCAGGGACCGAGTACCGCGGCAGCGTGCAATTCGTTTATCCTTACGTGGATGAAAAAACCAGGACGATCAAGGTACGGCTGTCATTTCCCAATCCAGACATGCAGCTGAAGCCGGGGATGTACGCCAATGTGGTGATCCAGACTTCACCGGTGGCCGGCGCGCTGGCAGTTCCCCTTGAGGCGGTGCTGTTTTCCGGCCAGCGCAACCTTGTGATTGTCTCCCTCGGAGAGGGCCGCTTCGCGCCGCGGGACGTGACGATCGGCATTGAAAGCGGAGACGGATACTATGAGGTCAGGTCCGGCCTGGCTGCAGGCGAAACCGTGGTGACTTCCGGTCAATTCCTGCTCGATTCCGAGAGCCGTTTGCAGGAAACCATCGCCAAGCTACTCTCTATTGGTCAACCGGGTCGTGATCCGGCTATGCAGATGGGCGACGACGCTGGTATGGACGGGCCTGATGACGCTTCAGGTATGGAGGGGCGTGAACACGGCACGCCGGATGGCGAG containing:
- a CDS encoding TolC family protein gives rise to the protein MTSLDFSHQLAGYGLSPAAIQLPGLPCWALCAVLLSGVISAQPGQPKAAAALPPAVELLFRSNRALKAAEQEALAARERVRATGLWPDPVVEFTGFVRPIQTRDGPVESQAMVGQKIPLWGQSRRRRTVAATRADIAGLEVRDLQLRLVYRLRSYRADYVKLIRSLEILSAYRSDLESFRQVALTNYATGVGLTQHPILKLQIEMSLIQSQVNTLSSQLATVVNLLQALYDGNFVPDTLASGLHTQPPEISADSWLALAERAHPRLQMARREQQIAILQQELAVRKGRPNLIAGVTYSAVGPTKQAGTVNPGGDAVGVKLGLNLPLWFGGNRARVEAARREVTAREATTEGLRNDVEQEVRSAKIQLDQLGETYQLYAGSLVQEADQMLSSAYAAYETDKIAFLDLLDSERMVKRVRLDFEAVRADRHKAVARLLMAAGHIQIEVEEINEIF
- a CDS encoding efflux RND transporter periplasmic adaptor subunit, which encodes MSGKVSGRVLYWRAPMDPTYISSKPGKSPMGMALVPVYEGEERIGSTVRIDPVVQQNMGIRTMTVQRRDLSRAIRTLGRLDYDETRVAHVHLKFTGWIEVTHANVTGQSIARGETLMEIYSPQLVTAQQEYLDALRNLRAAGQSASPASRRRLEAIRTSTRTRLEYFDITGPQLDEIVRTGVVGKTIAISSPFTGIVVEKQALDGMEVRPGMRLYTIADLSSIWVLADVYEYEAPWVKEGQQATMTLSYQPGTEYRGSVQFVYPYVDEKTRTIKVRLSFPNPDMQLKPGMYANVVIQTSPVAGALAVPLEAVLFSGQRNLVIVSLGEGRFAPRDVTIGIESGDGYYEVRSGLAAGETVVTSGQFLLDSESRLQETIAKLLSIGQPGRDPAMQMGDDAGMDGPDDASGMEGREHGTPDGEEHQHPMESP